Proteins encoded in a region of the Nicotiana tomentosiformis chromosome 9, ASM39032v3, whole genome shotgun sequence genome:
- the LOC138898530 gene encoding uncharacterized protein, with protein MGLLVVSWNNTTRREGKNRPLYSLLERTSCALTWIALKLRHNFCAYTTYIISRMDPLILLSEFDIVYVTQRAVKGQALADHLAENLVGVEYEALKTYFPDEEVSFVGEDITEAYGWRIFFDGAANFKRVGIGAILVSETGQHYPVSTELIFSCTNNMAEYEACILGLNLAVDMNIQELLVIGDSDLLVHQV; from the coding sequence ATGGGGCTTTTGGTTGTGTCTTGGAACAACACGACgagacgggaaggaaagaacaggccattatattctttgctggaacgcaccagttgtgctttgacctggatagccctGAAACTGAGGCATaacttctgtgcctataccacatatatcatatcaaggatggaccctctgatattgttgagtgaatttgacattgtctatgtgactcagagggcagttaagggacaagcattagcggatcatcttgcaGAAAATCTTGTAGGAGTAGAATACGAAGCACTAAAAacatattttcctgatgaagaagtatcattcgtaggagaagatatcaccgaagccTACGGGTGGAGAATATTTTTtgatggagccgcaaacttcaaaagagtgggtattggagctattttggtgtcagaaacaggccaacattatccggtatctaCGGAACTCATATtttcgtgcaccaataatatggcagaatatgaggcttgtatATTGGGGCTtaatttggccgttgacatgaatatccaggaattactggtaattggcGATTCAGATCTACTGGTACATCAGGTgtag